One Eriocheir sinensis breed Jianghai 21 chromosome 70, ASM2467909v1, whole genome shotgun sequence genomic region harbors:
- the LOC126988689 gene encoding uncharacterized protein LOC126988689 isoform X2 — MMSPAGHTTTTTAPPPENTAGGGERKIFFNYSYLRTYEGILKLAQLVIAVLVFVSVMVSEHPRGGTSDWISFTSMGSFWFSGMLFVMYLVNAVVVLTDVPCGMLELVYTCLWTAFWFVSGCLAADFASKGAGVAFIVAASLSCLATIVFGLTAFLLYKKRRAGALSSAQPLRTHRHLRYELLLTPWMQTSYQNTSPSYRSGAISGCYNSVKKNVKSCTLGGEIQHPNTAWETLHYPPQTQRMTWECMLPGYQ; from the exons atg ATGTCCCCAGccggccacaccaccaccaccacagcaccaccgccGGAGAACACAGCCGGCGGTGGTGAGCGGAAAATCTTCTTCAACTACTCATACCTCAGAACATATGAAGGAATACTCAAGCTGGCCCAACTA GTCATCGCAGTGCTGGTGTTCGTCTCTGTCATGGTCTCGGAACACCCTCGCGGCGGCACCTCGGACTGGATCTCTTTCACGTCCATGGGCAGCTTCTGGTTCAGTGGCATGTTGTTCGTGATGTACCTCGTCAATGCTGTGGTCGTCCTCACTGACGTGCCCTGTGGAATGCTG GAGCTGGTGTACACATGTCTCTGGACGGCCTTCTGGTTTGTGTCGGGCTGTTTGGCGGCGGACTTCGCGAGTaaagg CGCGGGTGTCGCCTTCATAGTCGCCGCCTCCCTCAGCTGCCTGGCCACCATCGTCTTCGGCCTCACCGCCTTCCTGCTGTACAAGAAGAGGAGGGCGGGAGCGCTGTCCTCTGCCCAGCCGCTCCGCACACACCGACACCTCAGATATGAA TTactcttaaccccttggatgcagaCTTCCTACCAGaatacatcaccaagctacaggagtggagcaataagtggctgctacaattcagtgaagaaaaatgtaaaatcctgcaccttgggaggggaaatccagcaccccaataccgcatgggaaacactccactatccaccacagacgcagagaatgacctgggagtgtatgttaccaggctaccagtga
- the LOC126988689 gene encoding uncharacterized protein LOC126988689 isoform X3, translated as MSPAGHTTTTTAPPPENTAGGGERKIFFNYSYLRTYEGILKLAQLVIAVLVFVSVMVSEHPRGGTSDWISFTSMGSFWFSGMLFVMYLVNAVVVLTDVPCGMLELVYTCLWTAFWFVSGCLAADFASKGAGVAFIVAASLSCLATIVFGLTAFLLYKKRRAGALSSAQPLRTHRHLRYELLLTPWMQTSYQNTSPSYRSGAISGCYNSVKKNVKSCTLGGEIQHPNTAWETLHYPPQTQRMTWECMLPGYQ; from the exons ATGTCCCCAGccggccacaccaccaccaccacagcaccaccgccGGAGAACACAGCCGGCGGTGGTGAGCGGAAAATCTTCTTCAACTACTCATACCTCAGAACATATGAAGGAATACTCAAGCTGGCCCAACTA GTCATCGCAGTGCTGGTGTTCGTCTCTGTCATGGTCTCGGAACACCCTCGCGGCGGCACCTCGGACTGGATCTCTTTCACGTCCATGGGCAGCTTCTGGTTCAGTGGCATGTTGTTCGTGATGTACCTCGTCAATGCTGTGGTCGTCCTCACTGACGTGCCCTGTGGAATGCTG GAGCTGGTGTACACATGTCTCTGGACGGCCTTCTGGTTTGTGTCGGGCTGTTTGGCGGCGGACTTCGCGAGTaaagg CGCGGGTGTCGCCTTCATAGTCGCCGCCTCCCTCAGCTGCCTGGCCACCATCGTCTTCGGCCTCACCGCCTTCCTGCTGTACAAGAAGAGGAGGGCGGGAGCGCTGTCCTCTGCCCAGCCGCTCCGCACACACCGACACCTCAGATATGAA TTactcttaaccccttggatgcagaCTTCCTACCAGaatacatcaccaagctacaggagtggagcaataagtggctgctacaattcagtgaagaaaaatgtaaaatcctgcaccttgggaggggaaatccagcaccccaataccgcatgggaaacactccactatccaccacagacgcagagaatgacctgggagtgtatgttaccaggctaccagtga
- the LOC126988689 gene encoding uncharacterized protein LOC126988689 isoform X1, whose amino-acid sequence MIAMSPAGHTTTTTAPPPENTAGGGERKIFFNYSYLRTYEGILKLAQLVIAVLVFVSVMVSEHPRGGTSDWISFTSMGSFWFSGMLFVMYLVNAVVVLTDVPCGMLELVYTCLWTAFWFVSGCLAADFASKGAGVAFIVAASLSCLATIVFGLTAFLLYKKRRAGALSSAQPLRTHRHLRYELLLTPWMQTSYQNTSPSYRSGAISGCYNSVKKNVKSCTLGGEIQHPNTAWETLHYPPQTQRMTWECMLPGYQ is encoded by the exons atgattgcg ATGTCCCCAGccggccacaccaccaccaccacagcaccaccgccGGAGAACACAGCCGGCGGTGGTGAGCGGAAAATCTTCTTCAACTACTCATACCTCAGAACATATGAAGGAATACTCAAGCTGGCCCAACTA GTCATCGCAGTGCTGGTGTTCGTCTCTGTCATGGTCTCGGAACACCCTCGCGGCGGCACCTCGGACTGGATCTCTTTCACGTCCATGGGCAGCTTCTGGTTCAGTGGCATGTTGTTCGTGATGTACCTCGTCAATGCTGTGGTCGTCCTCACTGACGTGCCCTGTGGAATGCTG GAGCTGGTGTACACATGTCTCTGGACGGCCTTCTGGTTTGTGTCGGGCTGTTTGGCGGCGGACTTCGCGAGTaaagg CGCGGGTGTCGCCTTCATAGTCGCCGCCTCCCTCAGCTGCCTGGCCACCATCGTCTTCGGCCTCACCGCCTTCCTGCTGTACAAGAAGAGGAGGGCGGGAGCGCTGTCCTCTGCCCAGCCGCTCCGCACACACCGACACCTCAGATATGAA TTactcttaaccccttggatgcagaCTTCCTACCAGaatacatcaccaagctacaggagtggagcaataagtggctgctacaattcagtgaagaaaaatgtaaaatcctgcaccttgggaggggaaatccagcaccccaataccgcatgggaaacactccactatccaccacagacgcagagaatgacctgggagtgtatgttaccaggctaccagtga